In Carassius carassius chromosome 7, fCarCar2.1, whole genome shotgun sequence, one genomic interval encodes:
- the LOC132143518 gene encoding acid ceramidase-like produces the protein MITRLYFCSFILSFMFMCSSSQYVPPYTEECRSGMYPPNGATFKGDVSWYTVNLDLPPSKRWTDIITDKKNDMVSMIQAIRDLADAFVPSGKLIDLVDKDLPFMVDTLPYPFNEEIRGIASVSGVPLGEVVLFNVFYEVFTVCTSLVAEDVNGNLIHARNLDFGLFMGWDLKNRSWIITEKLKPLVVNIDFRRNNQTVFKSTNFAGYVGMLTGIHPHSFTLTMNERFSLDGGYIGILEWILGKRDGMWMSFLTRSVLENATSYESAKALLSDTKLLAPAYFILGGNQAGQACIITRSRTHSINPLELDVKNGRWYVLETNYDHWKEPLFLDDRRTPAMKCMNQTTQADISIKTVYDVLSTKPVLNKLTTYTTLMEVSKGTLESYIRDCPNPCMPW, from the exons ATGATCACCAGATTATACTTCTGCTCTTTTATTCTCtcttttatgtttatgtgttcgtCTTCGCAGTATGTACCACCG TACACAGAAGAGTGCAGAAGTGGCATGTATCCTCCAAACGGCGCAAC ATTTAAAGGCGATGTGTCCTGGTATACTGTTAATCTGGATTTACCACCAAGCAAAAGATGGACAGATATCATTACAGACAAAAAGAATGAT ATGGTGAGCATGATTCAGGCTATCAGAGATCTAGCAGATGCATTTGTTCCCAGTGGAAAGCTTATTGATCTAGTAGACAAGGACTTG CCCTTCATGGTGGATACCCTGCCTTACCCGTTCAATGAGGAGATCAGAGGAATAGCATCAGTGTCTGGTGTTCCTTTGG GTGAGGTGGTGCTCTTCAATGTATTTTATGAGGTGTTCACTGTGTGCACTTCTCTGGTTGCAGAGGATGTCAATG gcAATCTCATCCATGCAAGGAACCTGGACTTTGGACTTTTCATGGG TTGGGATTTGAAGAACAGGTCATGGATCATCACAGAGAAACTGAAGCCACTGGTTGTCAACATTGACTTCAGACGCAACAACCAGACCGTCTTTAAATCCACTAATTTTGCAGGATATGTGGGCATGCTGACCGGTATTCATCCG CACTCTTTCACCCTCACTATGAATGAACGATTCAGTCTGGATGGAGGCTACATCG GGATTCTGGAGTGGATCTTGGGGAAGAGAGACGGCATGTGGATGAGTTTTCTGACTCGTTCTGTGCTGGAGAATGCTACTAG CTATGAAAGTGCCAAGGCTCTGTTGTCTGACACTAAACTGCTGGCTCCAGCGTACTTCATCCTCGGAGGAAACCAGGCCGGTCAAGCCTGCATTATAACCAGATCCAGAACACACAGCATCAATCCACTGGA gcTGGATGTGAAGAATGGCAGGTGGTATGTGTTGGAGACTAACTATGACCACTGGAAAGAGCCTCTGTTTCTGGATGACCGCAGAACTCCTGCTATGAAATGCATGAATCAGACCACACAGGCT GATATCTCCATAAAGACAGTCTATGATGTCCTGTCCACCAAGCCAGTGTTAAATAAA TTGACCACCTACACGACTCTTATGGAGGTGTCTAAGGGAACACTGGAGTCGTACATCCGTGACTGTCCTAACCCCTGCATGCCGTGGTGA